In Lentisphaera araneosa HTCC2155, the genomic window AAATCACTCCTCGAGTGACGAAAGTCCCCGCCGTGACAATGGATATTTTTCCGACTCTTGTCGACCTCCTTGACCTTCCCGAAGACTCAATGCTAGAAACTGTAGATGGCATCAGCTTAAAAAATCTCATACAGGGTTCTGACGCTAAAAGAGACAAAATGATTCCTTTCGCCATGGGTAAAAAGGGAGCTCTGATTGATAATGATTATAAATTATTATCTGTAAAAAAGGGCAAATTCGAGCTCTATAATCTCGCCGATGATCATGCCGAAGCCAAGGATCTCTCCAGTTCTAATCCGGAAGTTTTCGCTAAAATGAAGCAAGCGTTTTTAGCCATTCAGGCTTCGATTCAAGAAAGTCAAAATGGTAAAGACTACCCATCCATTTAGCCATATTTGTCAAGTAGACAATAATCTATTGTATCCGTTTTTTGTTATTTTTGCTTAAAACGAAGCTTAGAATTAGCTCTTTACTTTGTGCCCATCTTGATTTCAACTTTGTGGGTACGAGTCTTCACAAAAGTGAAGCCCTCCAGCCATCCATATAAGGTCAACGGTTTTAAAGGAACCGTGTTGATCAGTCCAACTTTTTCTTTTAGCTGCGCTCAACGCCTTAGAAACTCCTAACGGTCATATCCTCGCCGTCCCATTCAGTTGGGTGTTAGGGCTCAGTCCTTCTCTATTGGACTGTCCAGGGTTTTAGGGGCTCGGGGAGGAGTGGGTCATCATCAGTAAATTGCTGTGAGTGTAAAGTGTACACTCAGCCATATCCTAATCAGTTAAGTTGTCTCGACGGAACAAGGGTAATCAATAGGTTCATGACTGAGGTACTAAATTTATTTAATGAACTTTTTTTGTGAGTCGCTCATATTTTTCTCTGCCGAAAAAATCGATAGGATCAAAAGGTTTCTTTCGTAAAAGCATAAAATAAATAGCTCGGCATATTTTATGCATAAAGATGGATCGTCCTTTGCGTTTACCGTGACGTTGATCGAGTTCATCGGCAAAGAATTTCATTACTGGATCTGATTTTGCTAACATTGCGATTTCACCAAAGGCCCACTTTAAGTTAGGGTTGCCCATTTTTGTCCCACTATAACCATAACTTTTTCCCGCACTTTCTTTTTTGCATTTAACAACGCGACAGTAACTTGCATAATCACCTGGAGTTTTAAATCTTTGAATATCATGAGTTTCATAAACCAGAGTCATACCTAAAATATCTCCGATACCTTTCATTGATTTCACTATTTCAAAATCTTCTTTGAACTGAGAGTCAAGGGTGAATTTCACAAGGTCCTTATCTATTTGTTTTAACTGATCAGTAAACATCTTTAGTAAATCGGCGTTGAGTTGATAGTTTCGAGCCATAGCATGATCTTCTGGTAGGAATGTCTGAAGATCCATGAACTGAAGTGATGACTTTGCATTTCGTCGAAGCTCAGCAGAACTATGTTTTAAATTATTTTGGTCTTCGAAGAGATTAAGATAAATTGATATACCTGAGCGAATACTCACGAGCTTGATTCGACGGCGTAGTAGATCTCGGTGAGAACGAAACCGACGTGGACAAGCATACGCTTTGGGCAGGAGATTAGTTCGTAACAAATCTGTTATTTTTTTACTGTCTATTTTATCGTTCTTTGCTTTACCTCCATGAATTGCTCCCATATAAAGGGCATGGCCTAGGGCAAATTGAACGGGCTCTGTTTCACAAAAATCAGATAATTTGTACCAGTTGTAAGTAGTTTCGCAGGCAATAGTAAGGTCATCCCAATAAGGAGAGAGGATTTTCTTCATGTACTGAAAGTCATTATTTTTGATCTCTGTGTGCACGTATATTTTTCCTTCTTTGTCCATCACGCAGATATAAGACATCGATTTGTGAAGATCAATTCCGCAGTGAAATTTTGTTTTTGTAGTATACATTTTCATGGCAATATCCTTTTTTGTTTTGTGGAATTACAATTTAGGTTATTGCCATTTCTTTGCCAAATTTTGTAGATCACGTTTGACCGTGAGTACTATTGGCTAAGCGTACTATCAGAGCAGAAAGTTAACCCACAACCCAAAAGAGGTTTTTGGAAAGACGATGATCGCTACAAAGATTACATGGATGACTTTAATTCACGCATCAAAAAACAGAGAGATATTAAAGAGAAACCCTACGTCCCATAAACTCTAGCCAATTTCACCAACAGCGATCATCGCAAACTTTGCGATGATCGCTGTTTTTATTTAGGCCTTACTGAATGACTCGTCTTTTGAGATGCTCACCCTGGCTAATGATACTTATAAAGTTAAGAAAATGTTCTAATAGCTGCTTATAATATTGGCCAAAAAGTGATAAAAAGGCTAATGCCTTGTCCAAGTTCATCACCATGAATATTAAAGCAATAAGTGTTTCAGACGACGCTTTAATTTTCGTGAAAATGCGATCGAGTTTATAGCGTCTTTTGGCTACACCAAAACAGCCTTCTACTTGGTTTCTTATAGCTTCATCTTGGCGTTGTATATCCTTTTGTTCTTTACGTAATTTTTCATCTTTGGGAGGCCTTCCAAGACTGGGACCACTTATCCTTATCCCATGCTTTTTACAATGTGCTCGATTTTCTTTGTTTCGGTAGATTTTGTCAGCATGTGTTGATTCGGGATAATAACCGAATCGTTCTTTGTATTTTTCAATTTGTGAAATCAGTTCGGTCCCTTCATTATAAGAGTCAAAGCTAATCGTATCGGTAAAGGTCCAGCCATCGACCACACTGATAGATATTTTTGCTCCGAATTCCGTATGAGCTCCCGCCTTCCCCCGAACTATGGGACGGATATGTGGTTGATGAATACTTACGATGCGATCATCTACGCTTGTTACTTTGTTATCGTACATGTATTGCTGTTGTTGATAAAGTGTCCCGATCACCAGAAGTTCACGATATAAACTAGGCTTCAATAGAGTAAGATCGGCATACTTTTTGAGTTCATCTATACTGGCGAGGTTCCTCCTTACGCAATGGAATTGTCTGTTAATCACCTCACGTCTTTTCTTTTTCGAAACACGTTTTTTTAGAACAATACTTAAAAAGCTTTTCCTGCCATCTTCACGATAAGTTCGAGGCTTAACTTTATCTTCTGTATTTGAGCGATGACACCAAAGGATATCGATTACTTCCTCAGTTTTTTCACGGGCTTTATTTAGCAACCCAAGGTCAGTTGGGTAGTGAATATCACCAGGAACACAACTGGCATCAACAATTAAAGAACCCTTATTTGATGGAGGATCATTGTCTGAATCATCATTAGAATCCTCTTCTTTTTTACGTGTCGCTGTATGCAGGAGTTCGTCAATGTCTTTAATGTCCTGAGCGCCAAAACGCTTTCGAAAATGAGTCATCATGCTCGAATCAAAAGGTGCTTCCTGTTTATATCTTTCAAAGCCCAAGAAATATTGAAGATAGGGATTTTCAGAAATCATTTCTACCGTTTCTTCATCAGTTAAACTTAGCTTTACTTGAATGATAAGGGAACCAAATGCAGTTCTTGCAGGAAGAGCTTTGGGCCCAGTATGACTGGTGAAATTTAGTGCATAAATTTCTTCGACATCTGTCCAAGGTATTATTGCCGCTAACTTGACCCAGCGATTATTGATATTGAGTGTACCATCTAGAAAATAAGGTAAATTGGCCATTTTGGGCTCTGAGCCCGTATTTTTATACATCTTATGCAAACCTAATGACTGTTTTGAGGGGTTTTGTTTACATATAACATAGCATGAATTACACTTATCTCATTGTATATAAGTTATTTATATCTTAATCAGTGAGCCCTATTTAGATAAAAGCAGATCGTTCGCAAGCTCATTGTAAGATCGTTCGCAAGCTCACTGTAAAACCGCTTCGCTGTAAGAGGCTTGGTGTCATGTTTTGCTGGTAGCTCCGCATTCTATGCGGAATTTCTCACCTGGGAGCGCAGGCATCCTGCCTGCTTTTAAAAAGCTTATAGTAAAGTCGTCAGTTCACTTCGCTGGCAGATCGTTCGCAAGCTCACTGCAGATCGGCCTGCGGCCTGCAGTTTATAAAGAAGTCGTCAGACCGCTTCGCTGGGAGATCGTTCGCAAGCTCACTGCAAGACTGCTTCGCTGTAAGAGGCTTGGTGTCATGTTTTGTTGGGAGCTCCGCATTCTATGCGGAATTTCTCACCTGGGAGCGCAGGCATCCTGCCTGCTTTTAAAAAGCTATCATCAATTGTATGTAGTCCACGGTTTACCGTGTGGGAGAACAAATTCGACAGTTCGCTTCGCTGGCAGATCGTTCGCAAGCTCACTGCAGATCGGCCTAGGGCCTGCAGTTCTCTAGGGGTTCATGAGATCTAGAAGTGACCTAAAGATATTTTACTTCTTTGACTTCTTGTCTTTTTTCTTAACTTTAGCAGCTTTGGGCGGGCTGCCCTCAGGCCTTTTGTAAATCATTTGACCCTCAGTTGGGTACTGGTCTAGAACTTCCTGAAGCTTGTGGCGCATGGTGCTTGCCAGTTCAGTTTCCTGACCTTTCTTAAAGGGCGATTTTTCATACACATCTTCAGCGTAATGAAACAAATCACCCGTTGAATAAAGCTTCCATTCTTTTGACTGAACAAAAACTTTTGGGCTCTTTTTAGCCTCTGTAGGACGGGAATTATAATACATATACATGAACTCCCTAGGTTCATATGAATCGCCCGTCAAAAGTGGTGCAAAAGATTTCCCAGTCACATCTGAAGGAACCTCAGCTTTCCCTAAAGACGCGATAGTTGGCAGAATGTCACCAACGTGAACCAAGTCATCATTTTGCTGTGTCTTTGTTTTTCCTTTCCAATTGGCTATAAAAGGAACGTGAATACCATAATCAATTGTATTTCCTTTTGAGCCTTTAATTTCACTCCCGTTGAGTTTTGATTTAAGTGAACCATGGGTCCCATTGTCACCTAAAAAAATGATTAAAGTATTGTCGCGAATACCTAGATCTTCCAGTTTTGTCACCATCTTGCCAATTAAATGATCCATGTAAAAAACCATATCTTCAAAATTCTTCTGATGATCTTCACTATTTCTATCTTCACTTAAAGGTGTAGTTGGAAAAGGACTATGAACTAAAATCATCGGGTAATAAACAAAAAAGGGCTGATCTTTTTTGCGTTCCATGAAATCAATGATTTTATCCGTAACGAGCTTAGGACCGTAATCATCTCCACCAAAAGTTTTTGTCTCGCCATTGAACACAAGAGTTGGCTTCCAATAGCGGCTACCACGATCTTTCACCTGCCACATATAATGCTCATCAAAACCTGCATCGGCCGGCATAGTTCCCGGATCCATGCCCGGCTCCTGATCTTTTTCACGTAAAACGAGCTGCCATTTGCCACCTACGCAAGTTGCGTAACCCGCATCTTTGAGAATATGACCAAAAGTTTTTTGAGTGGACGCAAGACAGCCAAAATTGACATAATTGTGAACATTAGATTTCCCCGTCATAATCTTCACGCGACTAGGTGTGCAAATGGGCTGAGAATAACCTTTATTAAACTGAATACCCTCTTTTGCCAGAGCATCAATATTGGGGGTCTTGTATTGGGTACTGCCATAAGCACCAAAACATTCATGGCCGATATCGTCGGCCATGATAACAATTATATTTGGTTTCTCTGAATTCCCGAAAGAATTCAAACAAAAAAGAGCCACAGCAAAGCAAGCCAATTTATTTAGTAAGTTCATAAATCTTTCCAATTTAGTTAAATCAATCTCTTATAATTCTACACCAATCATGGCCAAGTTTGGGACACTAATTAACACTTTATAATGATTATTTTGTAGATTTTTTCTGCGCAAAGAGCCACTTCATAAAAACGGGCTCCGAGTCACAGCGATCACTACTCATCTGAGTTGATCCGTTATCACCCCCAGCAACTGTTTTTAATCCCGTTTTACCGCTGTGCTTGTCACCTGCCCAAATAGTAAATTTCATATTTCCTCCGACAGCTTTCATTTCCTTAAAAACTTTGTGCTGCTTGTCTATTGGACACACCGGGTCCTGATCTCCGTGAAAAGCCCAAAAAGGAATATCTTTAATTTTGTTTACATCAATAAAATCCTCAGTTTTTTTCAAGCCTGTCCCAGCGGCAGGTGCGGCCGCCGCAAAATATTCCGGATCCAATTGTGTCAGAATATAAGTTCCGTGACCACCCATGGAAAACCCGGTGATATAAATGCGATCCATATCCACAGATTGTAAATTCTTGATGATTTCTTTAATCGTATTGAGACTGGATTGACCCCAGTGCTTCGATGTTTGTGGTACGACTACATAGCAAGGATAATCTTTGCGCACCTGTTCCTCTGCAAGGTACTGATTCCATCTACGCAACT contains:
- a CDS encoding IS110 family transposase — its product is MKMYTTKTKFHCGIDLHKSMSYICVMDKEGKIYVHTEIKNNDFQYMKKILSPYWDDLTIACETTYNWYKLSDFCETEPVQFALGHALYMGAIHGGKAKNDKIDSKKITDLLRTNLLPKAYACPRRFRSHRDLLRRRIKLVSIRSGISIYLNLFEDQNNLKHSSAELRRNAKSSLQFMDLQTFLPEDHAMARNYQLNADLLKMFTDQLKQIDKDLVKFTLDSQFKEDFEIVKSMKGIGDILGMTLVYETHDIQRFKTPGDYASYCRVVKCKKESAGKSYGYSGTKMGNPNLKWAFGEIAMLAKSDPVMKFFADELDQRHGKRKGRSIFMHKICRAIYFMLLRKKPFDPIDFFGREKYERLTKKVH
- a CDS encoding IS5-like element ISLar5 family transposase, translating into MYKNTGSEPKMANLPYFLDGTLNINNRWVKLAAIIPWTDVEEIYALNFTSHTGPKALPARTAFGSLIIQVKLSLTDEETVEMISENPYLQYFLGFERYKQEAPFDSSMMTHFRKRFGAQDIKDIDELLHTATRKKEEDSNDDSDNDPPSNKGSLIVDASCVPGDIHYPTDLGLLNKAREKTEEVIDILWCHRSNTEDKVKPRTYREDGRKSFLSIVLKKRVSKKKRREVINRQFHCVRRNLASIDELKKYADLTLLKPSLYRELLVIGTLYQQQQYMYDNKVTSVDDRIVSIHQPHIRPIVRGKAGAHTEFGAKISISVVDGWTFTDTISFDSYNEGTELISQIEKYKERFGYYPESTHADKIYRNKENRAHCKKHGIRISGPSLGRPPKDEKLRKEQKDIQRQDEAIRNQVEGCFGVAKRRYKLDRIFTKIKASSETLIALIFMVMNLDKALAFLSLFGQYYKQLLEHFLNFISIISQGEHLKRRVIQ
- a CDS encoding sulfatase-like hydrolase/transferase, with protein sequence MNLLNKLACFAVALFCLNSFGNSEKPNIIVIMADDIGHECFGAYGSTQYKTPNIDALAKEGIQFNKGYSQPICTPSRVKIMTGKSNVHNYVNFGCLASTQKTFGHILKDAGYATCVGGKWQLVLREKDQEPGMDPGTMPADAGFDEHYMWQVKDRGSRYWKPTLVFNGETKTFGGDDYGPKLVTDKIIDFMERKKDQPFFVYYPMILVHSPFPTTPLSEDRNSEDHQKNFEDMVFYMDHLIGKMVTKLEDLGIRDNTLIIFLGDNGTHGSLKSKLNGSEIKGSKGNTIDYGIHVPFIANWKGKTKTQQNDDLVHVGDILPTIASLGKAEVPSDVTGKSFAPLLTGDSYEPREFMYMYYNSRPTEAKKSPKVFVQSKEWKLYSTGDLFHYAEDVYEKSPFKKGQETELASTMRHKLQEVLDQYPTEGQMIYKRPEGSPPKAAKVKKKDKKSKK
- a CDS encoding dienelactone hydrolase family protein — protein: MKNILYVLLALASVNAYSKTKVEDWVIQAHEAHKIGNEQYRLLKPIEFDGSKKYPVIVSLHGAGGRGNDNIKQLRRWNQYLAEEQVRKDYPCYVVVPQTSKHWGQSSLNTIKEIIKNLQSVDMDRIYITGFSMGGHGTYILTQLDPEYFAAAAPAAGTGLKKTEDFIDVNKIKDIPFWAFHGDQDPVCPIDKQHKVFKEMKAVGGNMKFTIWAGDKHSGKTGLKTVAGGDNGSTQMSSDRCDSEPVFMKWLFAQKKSTK